The sequence below is a genomic window from Lytechinus variegatus isolate NC3 chromosome 3, Lvar_3.0, whole genome shotgun sequence.
TAATATATGTTATAATGCCTGTTCATATATTTTGTCTGAGATTCATCTCccattttccctctttttccttttttatatgcGAGTTCATCAAACCCACTCTCTACGACGGTGCTTTCTAATCTCGGGTGGGCATTTCCATGACATTTCCTTATGCTTGACAATTTTCTTAATTCGCATGACTGGCTTGAGTCAATGTACAAATTCATCATTCTAATGgtgttcagatttttttcacCGATTTCCATTTCGTGAATGTATTCTACTATTCCTTGGATATAAATCCCAACTTTTTTTGCCTCTCTGCCCAAGGCAATATCAGATTGACACAATCCTCTTACCCactgcttaaaaaaaaataacacctGTTGGACTCACAAGGCCCATCGCAGCTGTCCGAATAAGATGTAAGTTTATCTTAAAATGATCTCATATTGATCGTTTTTACACCTCGTCCTCACCTTGTAAGAATCCTGATTAATCGTTGATTTTGGATGAAAGATACACCTTAGAAATATCGATCAATTGTTACCGTGCATGATCAAGCCAAAAACGTCTTTGATCTGGGATGTGACATTGTGCAGGTATCGTGATGAGTACTTGACCTTTCTTACCGCGCCATAATCTGTCTCTTGAACGGCAAAGTTATGCCGGATATGGCGAAATGCAGTGTGGCGTGTTGAAACGACATGGCACATTTATCCGCCCAAAGGTATAatcttgaaaacaaaaaagCTCTAGGTCATAATGAGTGTATGGGTTGCCttattgaatgaaaatattgtttctaCTGCTGCAGCTACCATATTCTCTACGGTGAATATTACTTGACGATAGTAATAACCATGCTGATAACTACCGTATTTTACCATTTAAAGTAACGTTATATGCGTAAATAGTTCAAGTGATATTACACACACTTGAGATAGCACTTAAGTCACACAAAAAATTAAGGTTAGGCTTTACCTTGTAATGCCTTCTAGTATGCGTTCTATTTTACTAACTCCTGGTAGAGCGCTTTGATAATCGTTGATGATTCTTTTGGCGCCATGAAAGCTTGTTAGACCACCATCGTCATTGTGAAAGCATATATTCGCCAAGTGTGATCTTTAATGCACTCTTAAAAacgttgggcaacatactgtccacacaacaattggttaaaactttatccactgtccacacaacaattggttaaaactttatccaattctgggtagCTTACACCTGTCCAATAAGGTGTGTTTTGGGTGAAAAATACAcaatattggttgaaaactacctaGAAttggatacattttttttaatcatttgttatgtggacagtatgttgcccaatatTTTAAGAGTGTGGGTTATTATCCTACTTGTTAAAGAACAAGTTCaatccaacaaaaagttgatttacatataaagaaaaatatccaacaagcataacactaaatatttcataaaaattggatgtaaaatgtaaaaaaaaatgacattccaatgtttttcttaatttcacaaaacagttacacgcacatcctggtcggtgtACAAAataatgaggagactgatgacgtcatccactcactatttcttatgtagttttttatattaaatatgaaatattctaattttcttctcattgtcaagtgtaACAACGATTAATTACTCCCTGTACATTTGGAATCAACACTGTTTGATACTAATGGTTccgtcaagttggtccttattgtcaaatcatcattttgggggtggacttgacctttaaaaagagaaatgaaaaattgGCATTGTTCCTGAGCTCCAACCAGCTCCAAACCCAAATCGCCTTACATGCGGATAAACATCGGGGGTCGCAAGACTCATTCAACCAGATAccatgcggggggggggggttggtctTTATTTCCATTGACATTGGATATTTCAGTTTATACCGTCATTAGACATGTTGGAAGCATCTGAAGTAATATGCCATGATCATGTCGACCAGCCTTTCGTATCGATCACCCTCCATCACGCTCACATCGAAGCAGCGATGGAAAAAGACAAGATTATCACATTGCTTAACCAGTTTGGTATTTTATCTGCGCAATAAGTGTTGAGTAGCTATCGACCATGCAGACGTGGTCTCGTCTGCGAAGGGAGCTGAATATCGCCACTTCATATCAGATTTTAGATTCAACTATTGAGCGTTCAGATATAGCGATGTCAGCCACCTAAAATACGGGTTTGAGGAAAACGCAGTGAATTCTTTTATAAGGTGAACAAGAGTGATGCCATGAAGATTAGGACTTGGGAACTCAGACAAACATCAAAGTTTAGTAAATCGGCAAAGAATGTTTACTAACATGTCCCTGGTCGAATGCAAATCAAGACTATGGTATAATTAACGCTTTCGTCTTCAGTCTTCagctatattaaaaaaaaagagtaaagaTCTTCACTTTCCATCATATCAATATGAGGGAAATAATGGACAATCACTTACTAACAGCTTTTTAACCCAATTGCCATTCAACTCCGGTAGTCTGATAATTCAGATCATTAAAGCGTGTTTCTACAAATTGATGGTTCGCAATCACCAAGTGattaatcttaatttttaaaaCACAGTTCATTCTCGACTTATTGATCGTTTAGCGGTCTTGCCCCCTAACAGAGTATCAGGAATATAAATGGGAAATGGGAACAGTATATAGTTTGACAGGAAACCAAATTATCTTCATTGAAGAGTATATAGTATTTCATGGGTTCGCCCAAAGCTCTATTGTATGTACTTTGAAGCTATCTACGTTATTAAAATAGTCAAGCACCATTGGTCAAGTCTTCACTTTCAAGACATTAGACCCGAACTAGATGATGGACACGGCAGTAACAGGGCTATCGTTATCCCGACTGATATTACACCATAAGCAAACCCCGTTTTACCCTTTTATCCAATTAAAGAAAGTTAACACATGGTTAGCGTTTGTAGGCCAACATTAAATAAACACCGCACCTACATGATAAAATTAGGGCAGAAACTTAAGGGCATTTGTAATAGTCCAATGACATTATAGAAAAGGCCACTTAAATTTGGAATTGTTTGATTGAATGTTATGTAGCTCCTCAAATACATAGAGTGCTTCTTTCAGATTTATCGTGTTTTAAATACGATTAACCAACCATTCCTAATAATTATAAAGATATTGTCGGTCAATCCCATAATATTTTCTGATCTCTTTTTATTGAGGATGGAGAGAGATTAAAAGTAGAATTtgtaaatttcaatatttttctttacaagTAATGTACGGTTTTAAATGTCAAGTATGATAAATACAAGAGAGTAATAGATCTATGACTTGTTTTCCATGATGGCCAATATTTGATGAGTTTTTTTCATCTTATTCAAAAATTCTAACGAGTGTTTTTCATCTTTATATTATTTATCATCTTGTGTCTTCTATTGCCTCAaaatttatgtatattataacattttaaagttattGTATTTAATGTGGGTAGTCTCCAGTAAGTCTGGAAATAAGCCTCAGGGAGAACTTGggagtaaataaatgaataaataaaattatgacaGAAATGTCAAATCCTTATtactatttatatataaataggGGAAAATCAAACTATCTCTCGCATTCTTATCGGCGAACATGTAAGAATTAACTTTTGCAACCCTGCCTTGGCAAGAAAACAATGATCACTACACAATATTCCCTCCTTTaggtatatattttaattcaggTACGAAGAATGAAACTTTAGAGAATGAATTGATTTCTAGATATTTGTACAGATAGATTATTCAAGGAGCATGTAAATTTGAACACATAAGTgaagaaacaaattatgtatATAGGTGctgaaaaatgaagaaacaaaatatgtatattcaaaGAGCTAAATGAAATAGCAATTTATATttcttaacaaaaaaataaagaaacattcATAAATATACAATCagcttgtttgatttattaGTTTCTCTCTACTTCCCCATGCATCTTCAACTTTGCGTTTTACCATATGGTATGCTTGCCAACGAgagaaaatacttttttattacTCCAGACAGCTACGTGATTGGCAATAATAATGCCagacaaagaaaacaaatgagTGCAATAGTTTTGAAAAGACATCGAATAACTTCATTATAATTAGACGCAATCGACCACTTCAGAACGTGAAGGACCAAGTAAAGAATTACGTGCTGAGATGTTGGAGAGGAAGTCACATTTGGTTCCTTACACAATCAAatatctcttcttctttcttccacAATCACTGACCATCTTGTTATTTCGATAAATACCTATTATTTCTCAAGGGGAATCTTCTATTCCTAAAATCATACATAACAATCGCTGTCTGCTAACTATACATACATATTGAGTAATCGTGATTTCAAAGTTCCCGTGACCATTCAATGAAATAACGCACTTTCTACTTTAGATATTCATAAATTGCATTTGCATATAGATGGTTTCCATTGTTGTATCCAATAACTACAAGTACTTTCTTCTTGTCCAACTAATAGTATTCGTAAAGACTTACACGATTcctgattgtttttttttctctctgtcatttcattttgtcaCAGTATCATCTTGTAATAAGTACTAATGGAACGATGAGTTTGACAAGTCCACCTCCCAGCCTGGCGACCACCTTTGAGGATGGCGTCTCCAGTTTCGGCCCGGGGAAGGCGCTCAACAACGACGCGATGGCCAATGACACTGGTAACAAGTTGGAATATGTCATTACCATGGACATCCTCCAGCTTTATATCTACTCATACTTGGACAAGCTTCTGGTCACCGTCGCCATGcccattatcttcatcatcggTGTCATTGGAAACGCATCGGTTATCGTGGTCTTCGTTCGGATCAAGACCATGAGGACAGTTACCAATCattacttgattaaccttgCTATCGCCGACATGCTCTTCTTCTTGGCAGCCGTGCCGCAGTTCTGGATTTTGTATGCTACAAGCCCGGTCTTTGCAGATTATAAGAGCATAAGCCGTCCATACTGCAAGTTAACCATGTTTGCGACCGATGTTGGAATTATAGTATCCGGATTGACGGTAATCGTCGTCACCCTAGAGCGGTATGTCGCTATCTGCTGGCCCCACAAATTCAAGCAGTTGAGCACGAGACCAAGAGCGATATTGGTTTGCGGGTTGATATGGCTTTTTACCTCTCTTTACAAAATCCCCACCATCGTCTTCGCCGACTTGTACAACGTCAATCTGGTGTGGCCCTCGTCAAACGAGACCGATTTTGCTGAGTATCCAAGGACCAAAGTAGAATGTTCCTATTGTTTACCTAGAGCGCATAAGCCCTGTGACCGCTTTCGTTTCTCTCTTACTGTAGATCAGTTCCTCTTGCTAATGGTGATACCTGTAACAATGGTACTATACACCTTGATAGTACTTCAACTACAGCGCCTTAGCAAGACTTCTTCTCTACGCGGTTCTGCAGGGAGTTCTTCAACGCGCATGAAGAAGCAAGTAGTTCGCATGCTTATTGTCACCATCACTGTCTATATCATCTGCATCACACCATTTCGTTTGCTCAATCTCTTCGATATATTCCAACACAGACTTCCCCCTGATATCACTTGGGTTCTCGTCAACACGGCCCGTATTATGATGTACACAAACTCCGCTGTCAATCCCATTATATATAACATCATGAGCGACCGGTATCGTCATGCTTTCCGCCAAACATTCCTCTGTTGTATTCCTAGTTATGTGAACGTGAACGGTGAGGCATCTAGTGACAGGAAGTCAAAGTACACCAACAATGCAAGCACTCGTTTCGAATACGAGCGTTCTACGAGGTAGACATCTTCGTCAATGCTGCATGCAAGAAAATGATGACCTCATGTTTATGATTCTGCTTCGGAATCGTGGTGATTCGAGAATCCAGAGAGTCTTGTCCTGGTTGACATTACGCGTAAAATTGAAACAGTGAATCATTTATCCAAACGCAGATTTTCAAAGTACTGTGAATTGTCATGGATACAAACTATTTTAAATGTACTGTCATAGCGTGTTCACATAATCCTGAAAATTTGGGAGGTCGTCAAACATTATCAAGGTCTAAACGAGAAAGCGCTTTTGGGTTGGATTTTTCACCTGGTAAAGAGGTTAAACATTTTTCACTTTGCTGTGTTGTcttgaaatgcattttttttcttaagacaGGCGCCAATTTCGGATTTCTTTGGAGAAGCGTGGTGATGTACAGAGCATCCAATTTCTTTTAACAACAAATGCATATTCATTTTCGGGTATACAGTTTCTACTAAAACTGAGTGGAAAAACAGTTTTACGCTCCTTGGTTAACGTAAACACTAAAAATGTCCCTGAGACAACCACTGTGGTTACAGTTGATCAATCTTCAAGAATGCGAGAGCGAAATAACTGCCAAACATAATGATGGGACTTCATCAAGGTTCACAAATCTATAGAGCTAACGTGTCATCATATATGCCACACTCCAACAAGAATGCTTCTGCAGCTTCGTAAACGTATATTTTTTGGGCCTACTCTTAATTGTCCTTTGACAGATCAGACGAATATCACCCGAGCCAACCACAAGATGAAATATTGGAGATGCAATTACTTTGAAATTGTTATGAGGAAAGAATGGAGGAAACGCAACAAATATAGTATATTGTCATCTTTGAAATGACGGAACCTCTTCTCCATTTTAGTATTAATGGAAGGAAAACAAAAGGAATAAGTGAGCACGTTTGAGGCAGATCATTTTCACTCCGTAAACGCTGGTTATTAGCTTTCTATTCAACCGGACGTTCTATCCATCGACAAACACTGATAGACGATGATCAAATTCTTGCACACTGATCAATAATCGATCCAGTTTTGGAGgggtaaaattttacttgtAATCTAAAGTATCTGTCAATATCATGTTAGATTTGCTGTACAAAATACAgagtatataaatataaaagtaTACTTGGAATTTATGTTAGTTGTGGTTCCTGTGTAAAGtgaatttttcttctttaagatatcacaaaaaattgtaatatacacaattctttattatattcatgcCACTTCGTATAATTGCCCGAACAAGGTATGTAATATGATTTCAGATATGTCGAAAGACACCGAAAATTAAGTAATAAAACGTTTCTGTTGTAGATTTAGTTTGACAATTTATATtgcaaaaaattatataattcaaaatgtATTAGTTTAAAAAATACCAATTCGAGAAATCATATAAAA
It includes:
- the LOC121411225 gene encoding neuromedin-U receptor 2-like, which encodes MSLTSPPPSLATTFEDGVSSFGPGKALNNDAMANDTGNKLEYVITMDILQLYIYSYLDKLLVTVAMPIIFIIGVIGNASVIVVFVRIKTMRTVTNHYLINLAIADMLFFLAAVPQFWILYATSPVFADYKSISRPYCKLTMFATDVGIIVSGLTVIVVTLERYVAICWPHKFKQLSTRPRAILVCGLIWLFTSLYKIPTIVFADLYNVNLVWPSSNETDFAEYPRTKVECSYCLPRAHKPCDRFRFSLTVDQFLLLMVIPVTMVLYTLIVLQLQRLSKTSSLRGSAGSSSTRMKKQVVRMLIVTITVYIICITPFRLLNLFDIFQHRLPPDITWVLVNTARIMMYTNSAVNPIIYNIMSDRYRHAFRQTFLCCIPSYVNVNGEASSDRKSKYTNNASTRFEYERSTR